From the Microplitis mediator isolate UGA2020A chromosome 6, iyMicMedi2.1, whole genome shotgun sequence genome, one window contains:
- the LOC130669353 gene encoding nuclear factor of activated T-cells 5-like isoform X5, producing the protein MDIKLESEDANFTFPEVSRNSGAATATGDIKNSTRNTTTSTTSTNTSNGITQSRNSVGRVIGVTRPRSTLSAYGKRPPPVHQGPITLTSQLSNLSRDGKVQLQIICQPEQQHRARYQTEGSRGAVKDRTGNGFPIVRLVGYDKPAILQVFIGTDLGRVAPHMFYQACRVSGKNSTPCIERKVDGTIVIEVDMDPSKDMLVTCDCVGILKERNVDVEHRFPQSAGMLQGRSKKKSTRCRMVFRTSITLPDGTTETLQVCSQPIVCTQPPGIPEICKKSLTSCPCTGGLELFILGKNLLKDTRVLFQLDDEDLSNMEQHWECSVIPDKEFLQQTHLVCVVPPYARQDLRPTETVTVKLYAVSSGKTSEPHTFIYTAASTPAEPSVGKVESISPPLVTTRNESLSTSPTIPIAAVTNNSMISQSSAVSPNFLTNLPQPASQQHSPQSPPDALKNDPSPPPVSSSAQVTPVMMWASQQTGNCQNSQADVMMPPPNLVANSLLNRRSSSNHQLIIPDSLKSEVLDDNSENSMLSENSLQSMPTPNSNGPANTSPMHQFVCENSRDSTSTGLLRSVPSHVTPAQEAVSLLGVVDLMRNQHPLTLITQHQSPFTGIHEQSGVKVLNTHHISKDTNPILPSESTANGTLSSVGVDLRMKHHEYETLSNFTTTPAAQPLPNQSSQSIEKYFNHIESSVPPEKESDPEDSNFVDAMQQHSILDNSRVQDQSSPTDILAPNAATVKLDALVNSAVESHQMDRMVAPLQTVTATPGLLSHVPEDALNNSQSATRTSPPIPVKAMLLEALMPSPVVTATGATTGSAGSVVTESLPDESLMTSINAALLPSIQEPIVTDSGISNATVNVSVQLQSTTEPIQQIQALSQQDVMQQQAQQVEQVVAQAQQQVEQVVAQVQQQAAQTVQQAQQQVVQQVVQHAQVVQQAVQQVEAVRQVQAVPEVQQAVQQATQEVVQQAVQQATHEVVQQVQAVQQAVQQAQAAQAMQQAVQQDIGSMLNQPAGFVAEASSALASGAAQEPSQQRLTNAAEQAITNVITNATQDIINNRPISTTTAHAIIATKNILNSVATQSAQLMNTAMEGILPKSPSNAGTVVDQVSRKSPSNSLPVTQNRSNNSNGMSGSVNTSNGQVSVVRKAEDAGGMLPQELTSMSEHDLLSYINPSCFDQGTFLM; encoded by the exons ATGGACATAAAGCTCGAATCAGAAGATGCCAATTTTACGTTCCCCGAAGTATCAAGAAATTCCGGGGCTGCTACGGCTACAggtgacattaaaaattcaacaagaAATACAACAACTTCAACAACATCTACTAATACCTCTAATGGAATTACACAGTCACGTAATTCTGTTGGTCGAGTTATTGGTGTAACGCGACCACGTTCAACATTAAGTGCATACGGTAAACGACCACCACCTGTTCATCAAGGTCCAATTACTCTTACGTCTCAACTCA GTAATTTATCGAGAGATGGCAAGGTCCAATTGCAAATAATATGCCAGCCAGAGCAACAGCATCGTGCTCGATACCAGACAGAAGGCTCACGAGGTGCTGTCAAGGATCGTACTGGCAATGGATTCCCAATTGTACGTCTTGTTGGTTATGATAAACCAGCTATCTTACAAGTTTTTATTGGTACGGATCTCGGACGTGTCGCGCCACACATGTTTTATCAAGCATGCCGGGTGAGCGGAAAAAATTCTACACCCTGTATCGAACGGAAGGTCGACGGGACTATTGTCATTGAGGTTGATATGGATCCGTCCAAAGACATGCTTGTTACTTGTGACTGCGTTGGTATACTAAAGGAACGTAATGTTGATGTTGAgcatcgatttccacaatctGCGGGCATGCTTCAAGGTCGTAGCAAAAAAAAGTCTACTAGGTGCCGAATGGTATTTCGTACGAGTATCACTTTGCCGGATGGAACAACTGAAACTTTACAAGTTTGCTCGCAACCAATTGTTTgca ctcaaccaccgggtataccggaaatatgtaaaaaatctTTGACGTCTTGTCCATGTACAGGCGGACTTGAACTTTTTATTCTCGGTAAAAATCTGCTGAAAGACACACGAGTACTTTTTCAGCTTGACGATGAAGATCTCAGTAATATGGAGCAGCATTGGGAGTGTTCTGTTATTCCTGACAAGGAATTTCTTCAACAAACACATCTCGTATGTGTTGTACCACCTTACGCTCGACAAGATCTCAGGCCTACGGAGACTGTTACTGTAAAACTTTATGCTGTTTCATCTGGTAAAACAAGTGAACcacatacttttatttataccGCGGCTTCAACTCCAGCCGAGCCTTCCGTTGGTAAAGTTGAATCTATATCTCCACCACTTGTTACGACACGAAACGAGTCATTGTCTACGTCACCGACGATACCTATTGCTGCAGTTACTaacaatt caaTGATATCACAGTCTAGTGCAGTATCACCAAATTTCCTAACAAATCTCCCTCAGCCAGCATCTCAACAACATTCACCTCAATCGCCACCAGACGCACTGAAAAATGATCCAAGTCCGCCTCCTGTGTCATCATCAGCCCAAGTAACTCCAGTGATGATGTGGGCATCTCAACAAACCGGAAACTGTCAAAATTCACAAGCAGATGTTATGATGCCACCACCAAATCTCGTTGCCAATTCTCTTCTCAATCGACGATCCTCCTCAAATCATCAGCTTATTATTCCCGATTCTTTAAAATCCGAAGTTCTTGATGACAACAGTGAAAATAGTATGTTAAGTGAAAATAGTCTTCAAAGTATGCCAACGCCAAATTCAAATGGTCCAGCAAATACTAGTCCAATGCATCAATTTGTATGTGAAAATTCACGTGACTCAACATCAACTGGATTACTTAGATCTGTTCCATCACACGTAACACCTGCTCAAGAAGCTGTAAGTTTATTAGGAGTTGTTGATTTAATGCGTAATCAACATCCACTTACACTTATAACACAACACCAGAGTCCATTTACTGGAATTCATGAGCAGTCTGGTGTAAAAGTGCTTAATACACATCATATTAGTAAAGATACAAATCCAATATTACCAAGTGAATCTACGGCCAACGGTACTCTGTCAAGTGTAGGCGTTGATTTACGTATGAAACATCATGAATACGAAACATTGAGTAATTTTACAACAACTCCAGCAGCTCAGCCTCTGCCAAATCAAAGTAGTCAatctattgaaaaatatttcaaccaCATTGAGTCATCTGTACCTCCGGAAAAAGAATCTGATCCTGaagattcaaattttgttgatGCAATGCAACAACATTCTATTCTTGATAATTCTCGTGTTCAAGATCAATCCTCGCCAACTGATATCCTCGCGCCAAATGCAGCAACTGTAAAATTAGATGCACTTGTTAACTCAGCCGTCGAGTCTCATCAAATGGATCGTATGGTAGCTCCACTGCAGACAGTTACTGCAACTCCAGGATTATTGAGTCATGTGCCTGAAGATGCACTGAATAATTCTCAGTCAGCAACACGTACTAGTCCGCCGATTCCAGTAAAAGCTATGCTTCTTGAAGCACTAATGCCTTCTCCTGTGGTTACTGCTACTGGAGCTACCACTGGATCCGCTGGATCAGTCGTCACTGAATCATTACCCGATGAATCTTTAATGACAAGCATAAATGCTGCTTTACTTCCGTCAATTCAAGAACCTATTGTAACAGACTCAGGAATCTCAAATGCAACGGTAAATGTTTCTGTTCAACTTCAAAGCACCACTGAGCCTATTCAACAAATTCAAGCACTCAGCCAACAGGATGTAATGCAACAGCAAGCACAACAAGTTGAACAGGTGGTAGCACAAGCTCAGCAACAAGTAGAGCAAGTTGTTGCTCAGGTACAACAGCAAGCCGCACAGACAGTTCAACAAGCGCAGCAGCAGGTCGTCCAGCAAGTAGTTCAACATGCCCAAGTAGTTCAACAGGCAGTCCAGCAAGTAGAAGCTGTGCGTCAGGTTCAAGCAGTACCAGAAGTACAGCAAGCCGTACAACAAGCAACTCAAGAGGTCGTACAGCAAGCTGTACAACAAGCGACTCATGAAGTTGTTCAGCAAGTCCAAGCAGTTCAGCAGGCGGTTCAACAGGCCCAAGCTGCACAAGCAATGCAGCAAGCTGTTCAACAAGATATTGGATCAATGCTTAATCAACCAGCTGGTTTTGTTGCTGAAGCCAGTTCTGCTTTGGCAAGTGGTGCCGCACAAGAACCAAGCCAACAAAGACTTACAAATGCTGCTGAACAAGCCATCACCAATGTTATTACAAATGCAACTCAGGATATCATCAACAATCGGCCTATTTCTACAACTACAGCTCATGCAATTAttgccactaaaaatattctcaATAGTGTTGCAACTCAAAGTGCTCAGCTTATGAATACAGCAATGGAAGGTATATTACCTAAATCACCTTCTAATGCTGGGACTGTTGTTGATCAAGTATCACGTAAATCACCGTCAAATTCACTTCCAGTAACGCAAAATCGTTCTAACAATTCAAATGGAATGTCTGGTTCTGTAAACACCTCAAATGGTCAAGTATCGGTTGTTAGAAAGGCTGAAGATGCTGGCGGTATGCTACCGCAAGAACTTACTTCTATGTCAGAGCACGATCTCCTCAGCTATATAAATCCAAGCTGCTTCGATCAAGGCACTTTTCTTATGTAG
- the LOC130669353 gene encoding nuclear factor of activated T-cells 5-like isoform X2: MAPDFEKKREPSKVTGYFGQYNYNNNKQSMILLKCPGNPFTDYYHYGNTTGESGNSVVTSSSARSLTNTSRQSSRRFNQQSPAQQSQSQQQQQQQQSQSRSPARIPLASLSSVTVRNSDELVATNLTTQEVCDSSNDSGLGFEERQQHLGKASAWNNGAAGEEDTKRRKMDIKLESEDANFTFPEVSRNSGAATATGDIKNSTRNTTTSTTSTNTSNGITQSRNSVGRVIGVTRPRSTLSAYGKRPPPVHQGPITLTSQLSNLSRDGKVQLQIICQPEQQHRARYQTEGSRGAVKDRTGNGFPIVRLVGYDKPAILQVFIGTDLGRVAPHMFYQACRVSGKNSTPCIERKVDGTIVIEVDMDPSKDMLVTCDCVGILKERNVDVEHRFPQSAGMLQGRSKKKSTRCRMVFRTSITLPDGTTETLQVCSQPIVCTQPPGIPEICKKSLTSCPCTGGLELFILGKNLLKDTRVLFQLDDEDLSNMEQHWECSVIPDKEFLQQTHLVCVVPPYARQDLRPTETVTVKLYAVSSGKTSEPHTFIYTAASTPAEPSVGKVESISPPLVTTRNESLSTSPTIPIAAVTNNSMISQSSAVSPNFLTNLPQPASQQHSPQSPPDALKNDPSPPPVSSSAQVTPVMMWASQQTGNCQNSQADVMMPPPNLVANSLLNRRSSSNHQLIIPDSLKSEVLDDNSENSMLSENSLQSMPTPNSNGPANTSPMHQFVCENSRDSTSTGLLRSVPSHVTPAQEAVSLLGVVDLMRNQHPLTLITQHQSPFTGIHEQSGVKVLNTHHISKDTNPILPSESTANGTLSSVGVDLRMKHHEYETLSNFTTTPAAQPLPNQSSQSIEKYFNHIESSVPPEKESDPEDSNFVDAMQQHSILDNSRVQDQSSPTDILAPNAATVKLDALVNSAVESHQMDRMVAPLQTVTATPGLLSHVPEDALNNSQSATRTSPPIPVKAMLLEALMPSPVVTATGATTGSAGSVVTESLPDESLMTSINAALLPSIQEPIVTDSGISNATVNVSVQLQSTTEPIQQIQALSQQDVMQQQAQQVEQVVAQAQQQVEQVVAQVQQQAAQTVQQAQQQVVQQVVQHAQVVQQAVQQVEAVRQVQAVPEVQQAVQQATQEVVQQAVQQATHEVVQQVQAVQQAVQQAQAAQAMQQAVQQDIGSMLNQPAGFVAEASSALASGAAQEPSQQRLTNAAEQAITNVITNATQDIINNRPISTTTAHAIIATKNILNSVATQSAQLMNTAMEGILPKSPSNAGTVVDQVSRKSPSNSLPVTQNRSNNSNGMSGSVNTSNGQVSVVRKAEDAGGMLPQELTSMSEHDLLSYINPSCFDQGTFLM; the protein is encoded by the exons atggcaccagattttgaaaaaaaaagagaaccTTCTAAGGTTACTGGTTATTTTGGAcagtataattataataataacaaacaaagtatgattttattaaaatgccCAGGGAATCCATTTACGGATTATTATCACTatg GCAATACCACTGGTGAAAGTGGTAATTCGGTGGTTACGTCGTCAAGTGCAAGAAGTTTAACGAATACTTCACGTCAGTCTTCAAGGCGTTTCAATCAGCAATCACCAGCACAGCAGTCACAGtcacaacagcagcagcagcagcaacaatcGCAGTCTAGATCACCAGCAAGGATTCCATTGGCATCCCTGAGCAGTGTGACGGTCAGAAATTCAGATGAACTTGTGGCAACAAACTTAACAACACAGGAAGTTTGCGACAGTTCGAACGACTCTGGCCTCGGCTTCGAGGAGAGGCAGCAGCATCTCGGCAAAGCCTCG GCTTGGAACAACGGTGCTGCTGGAGAGGAGGACACTAAGCGACGTAAAATGGACATAAAGCTCGAATCAGAAGATGCCAATTTTACGTTCCCCGAAGTATCAAGAAATTCCGGGGCTGCTACGGCTACAggtgacattaaaaattcaacaagaAATACAACAACTTCAACAACATCTACTAATACCTCTAATGGAATTACACAGTCACGTAATTCTGTTGGTCGAGTTATTGGTGTAACGCGACCACGTTCAACATTAAGTGCATACGGTAAACGACCACCACCTGTTCATCAAGGTCCAATTACTCTTACGTCTCAACTCA GTAATTTATCGAGAGATGGCAAGGTCCAATTGCAAATAATATGCCAGCCAGAGCAACAGCATCGTGCTCGATACCAGACAGAAGGCTCACGAGGTGCTGTCAAGGATCGTACTGGCAATGGATTCCCAATTGTACGTCTTGTTGGTTATGATAAACCAGCTATCTTACAAGTTTTTATTGGTACGGATCTCGGACGTGTCGCGCCACACATGTTTTATCAAGCATGCCGGGTGAGCGGAAAAAATTCTACACCCTGTATCGAACGGAAGGTCGACGGGACTATTGTCATTGAGGTTGATATGGATCCGTCCAAAGACATGCTTGTTACTTGTGACTGCGTTGGTATACTAAAGGAACGTAATGTTGATGTTGAgcatcgatttccacaatctGCGGGCATGCTTCAAGGTCGTAGCAAAAAAAAGTCTACTAGGTGCCGAATGGTATTTCGTACGAGTATCACTTTGCCGGATGGAACAACTGAAACTTTACAAGTTTGCTCGCAACCAATTGTTTgca ctcaaccaccgggtataccggaaatatgtaaaaaatctTTGACGTCTTGTCCATGTACAGGCGGACTTGAACTTTTTATTCTCGGTAAAAATCTGCTGAAAGACACACGAGTACTTTTTCAGCTTGACGATGAAGATCTCAGTAATATGGAGCAGCATTGGGAGTGTTCTGTTATTCCTGACAAGGAATTTCTTCAACAAACACATCTCGTATGTGTTGTACCACCTTACGCTCGACAAGATCTCAGGCCTACGGAGACTGTTACTGTAAAACTTTATGCTGTTTCATCTGGTAAAACAAGTGAACcacatacttttatttataccGCGGCTTCAACTCCAGCCGAGCCTTCCGTTGGTAAAGTTGAATCTATATCTCCACCACTTGTTACGACACGAAACGAGTCATTGTCTACGTCACCGACGATACCTATTGCTGCAGTTACTaacaatt caaTGATATCACAGTCTAGTGCAGTATCACCAAATTTCCTAACAAATCTCCCTCAGCCAGCATCTCAACAACATTCACCTCAATCGCCACCAGACGCACTGAAAAATGATCCAAGTCCGCCTCCTGTGTCATCATCAGCCCAAGTAACTCCAGTGATGATGTGGGCATCTCAACAAACCGGAAACTGTCAAAATTCACAAGCAGATGTTATGATGCCACCACCAAATCTCGTTGCCAATTCTCTTCTCAATCGACGATCCTCCTCAAATCATCAGCTTATTATTCCCGATTCTTTAAAATCCGAAGTTCTTGATGACAACAGTGAAAATAGTATGTTAAGTGAAAATAGTCTTCAAAGTATGCCAACGCCAAATTCAAATGGTCCAGCAAATACTAGTCCAATGCATCAATTTGTATGTGAAAATTCACGTGACTCAACATCAACTGGATTACTTAGATCTGTTCCATCACACGTAACACCTGCTCAAGAAGCTGTAAGTTTATTAGGAGTTGTTGATTTAATGCGTAATCAACATCCACTTACACTTATAACACAACACCAGAGTCCATTTACTGGAATTCATGAGCAGTCTGGTGTAAAAGTGCTTAATACACATCATATTAGTAAAGATACAAATCCAATATTACCAAGTGAATCTACGGCCAACGGTACTCTGTCAAGTGTAGGCGTTGATTTACGTATGAAACATCATGAATACGAAACATTGAGTAATTTTACAACAACTCCAGCAGCTCAGCCTCTGCCAAATCAAAGTAGTCAatctattgaaaaatatttcaaccaCATTGAGTCATCTGTACCTCCGGAAAAAGAATCTGATCCTGaagattcaaattttgttgatGCAATGCAACAACATTCTATTCTTGATAATTCTCGTGTTCAAGATCAATCCTCGCCAACTGATATCCTCGCGCCAAATGCAGCAACTGTAAAATTAGATGCACTTGTTAACTCAGCCGTCGAGTCTCATCAAATGGATCGTATGGTAGCTCCACTGCAGACAGTTACTGCAACTCCAGGATTATTGAGTCATGTGCCTGAAGATGCACTGAATAATTCTCAGTCAGCAACACGTACTAGTCCGCCGATTCCAGTAAAAGCTATGCTTCTTGAAGCACTAATGCCTTCTCCTGTGGTTACTGCTACTGGAGCTACCACTGGATCCGCTGGATCAGTCGTCACTGAATCATTACCCGATGAATCTTTAATGACAAGCATAAATGCTGCTTTACTTCCGTCAATTCAAGAACCTATTGTAACAGACTCAGGAATCTCAAATGCAACGGTAAATGTTTCTGTTCAACTTCAAAGCACCACTGAGCCTATTCAACAAATTCAAGCACTCAGCCAACAGGATGTAATGCAACAGCAAGCACAACAAGTTGAACAGGTGGTAGCACAAGCTCAGCAACAAGTAGAGCAAGTTGTTGCTCAGGTACAACAGCAAGCCGCACAGACAGTTCAACAAGCGCAGCAGCAGGTCGTCCAGCAAGTAGTTCAACATGCCCAAGTAGTTCAACAGGCAGTCCAGCAAGTAGAAGCTGTGCGTCAGGTTCAAGCAGTACCAGAAGTACAGCAAGCCGTACAACAAGCAACTCAAGAGGTCGTACAGCAAGCTGTACAACAAGCGACTCATGAAGTTGTTCAGCAAGTCCAAGCAGTTCAGCAGGCGGTTCAACAGGCCCAAGCTGCACAAGCAATGCAGCAAGCTGTTCAACAAGATATTGGATCAATGCTTAATCAACCAGCTGGTTTTGTTGCTGAAGCCAGTTCTGCTTTGGCAAGTGGTGCCGCACAAGAACCAAGCCAACAAAGACTTACAAATGCTGCTGAACAAGCCATCACCAATGTTATTACAAATGCAACTCAGGATATCATCAACAATCGGCCTATTTCTACAACTACAGCTCATGCAATTAttgccactaaaaatattctcaATAGTGTTGCAACTCAAAGTGCTCAGCTTATGAATACAGCAATGGAAGGTATATTACCTAAATCACCTTCTAATGCTGGGACTGTTGTTGATCAAGTATCACGTAAATCACCGTCAAATTCACTTCCAGTAACGCAAAATCGTTCTAACAATTCAAATGGAATGTCTGGTTCTGTAAACACCTCAAATGGTCAAGTATCGGTTGTTAGAAAGGCTGAAGATGCTGGCGGTATGCTACCGCAAGAACTTACTTCTATGTCAGAGCACGATCTCCTCAGCTATATAAATCCAAGCTGCTTCGATCAAGGCACTTTTCTTATGTAG